One Persicobacter psychrovividus DNA window includes the following coding sequences:
- the nusA gene encoding transcription termination factor NusA, which yields MDSSTLIESFADFAKTKNVDRPTMIRILEDVFRTMIRKKFEFDDNFEVIINAEKGDLEIWRYREIVDDNSEDIWDYDKISLEEARKIEPDFEIGEQVAESVGLEDFGRRAVMTARQTLMQRIKDLEKDILYQKYKDLVGDVVTAEVYQVLGREVILQDHEGNELSLPKSEQIAKDRFRKGDTVRAIISKVDTNNGTPKIIVSRISPEFLERLFEQEVPEIYDGLISIKNIVREPGERAKVAVESYDDRIDPVGACVGMKGSRIHSIVRELRNENIDVINYTENKDLYIARSLSPAKIVRTEINEEESRVSVFLKPDQVSLAIGKGGYNIRLAGQLVGYEIDVFRDIEEGEEEDILLTEFKDEIDEWIIEELNKVGLDTAKSVIDLSMEELIRRTDLEEETIAEIVKVIHNEFE from the coding sequence TTGGACAGTTCGACTTTAATCGAGTCTTTTGCGGATTTTGCAAAAACCAAAAATGTAGATCGACCTACAATGATCCGCATTCTTGAGGATGTATTCCGTACAATGATCCGCAAGAAATTTGAGTTTGATGATAACTTCGAAGTTATCATCAATGCCGAAAAAGGTGATTTAGAGATCTGGCGTTACCGCGAGATCGTGGATGATAATTCTGAAGATATTTGGGATTATGATAAAATCAGCCTTGAAGAGGCAAGAAAAATTGAGCCTGACTTCGAGATCGGAGAGCAGGTAGCAGAATCCGTTGGATTAGAAGATTTCGGTCGCCGTGCAGTAATGACAGCGCGCCAAACTTTGATGCAGCGTATTAAGGATTTGGAAAAAGATATCCTATACCAAAAGTATAAGGACTTGGTAGGTGATGTCGTTACGGCAGAAGTTTACCAGGTATTGGGCAGAGAGGTGATTCTTCAGGATCACGAAGGCAATGAGTTGTCGCTGCCAAAATCGGAGCAGATCGCAAAAGATCGTTTCCGTAAAGGTGATACAGTTCGTGCGATTATCTCCAAGGTAGATACCAACAATGGTACGCCTAAGATTATCGTTTCGCGTATCTCGCCAGAGTTTTTGGAACGCCTGTTTGAACAGGAGGTGCCAGAGATTTACGACGGTTTGATCTCGATCAAAAACATCGTTCGTGAGCCAGGTGAGCGTGCCAAGGTTGCTGTAGAATCTTATGATGACAGAATTGATCCTGTTGGTGCTTGTGTTGGAATGAAGGGATCTCGTATCCATTCTATCGTTCGTGAGTTGCGCAATGAGAACATTGATGTGATCAACTATACAGAGAACAAAGATTTGTATATCGCTCGTTCATTGAGCCCCGCCAAAATTGTGCGTACGGAGATCAATGAAGAGGAATCACGTGTTTCAGTTTTCTTGAAACCAGATCAGGTTTCATTGGCCATTGGTAAAGGAGGGTATAACATCCGCCTTGCTGGGCAGTTGGTCGGTTACGAGATTGATGTGTTCCGCGACATCGAAGAAGGTGAAGAGGAAGATATCTTGTTGACTGAATTTAAAGATGAAATCGATGAGTGGATCATCGAGGAGTTGAACAAAGTTGGTTTAGATACCGCCAAGAGTGTTATTGACTTATCAATGGAAGAATTGATTCGCCGTACAGACCTTGAGGAAGAAACCATCGCCGAAATTGTGAAGGTGATTCACAACGAGTTTGAATAA